In a genomic window of Streptomyces koelreuteriae:
- a CDS encoding gamma carbonic anhydrase family protein, translated as MAQRAMITGIGGREPQVDPEAFVAPTASVIGGVTLGAGASVWYGAVVRGDVESISVGASSNVQDNCTLHADPGFPVTVGERVSIGHNAVVHGATVEDDCLIGMGATVLNGAVIGAGSLVAAQALVPQGMVVPPGSLVAGVPAKVRRELSEEERQGVTLNGTMYAELAKAHREVHA; from the coding sequence ATGGCGCAGCGGGCGATGATCACGGGGATCGGCGGCAGGGAGCCGCAGGTCGATCCGGAGGCGTTCGTGGCGCCGACGGCCTCGGTGATCGGCGGCGTGACGCTGGGTGCCGGGGCGAGTGTCTGGTACGGGGCCGTGGTGCGGGGCGACGTCGAGTCGATCTCGGTCGGCGCCAGCAGCAATGTCCAGGACAACTGCACGCTCCACGCCGACCCGGGGTTTCCCGTGACGGTGGGTGAGCGGGTGTCCATCGGGCACAACGCCGTGGTGCACGGGGCGACCGTCGAGGACGACTGTCTGATCGGCATGGGCGCGACCGTGCTGAACGGGGCCGTGATCGGCGCCGGGTCCCTCGTCGCCGCGCAGGCCTTGGTGCCGCAGGGGATGGTCGTGCCGCCCGGGTCCCTGGTGGCGGGCGTCCCCGCGAAGGTCCGCCGGGAGCTGTCCGAGGAGGAGCGGCAGGGGGTCACCCTCAACGGCACGATGTACGCCGAGCTGGCGAAGGCGCACCGCGAGGTGCACGCGTAG
- a CDS encoding CoA-binding protein, producing MYGDDATLRRILTELGDTWAVVGLSSNRQRAAYGVAAVLQRYGKRVVPVHPKAETVHGERGYASLADIPFDVDVVDVFVNSDLAGAVADEAVAKGAAAVWFQLDVIDEAAYDRTRAAGLEMVMDRCPAIEIPRLGPS from the coding sequence GTGTACGGCGACGACGCAACGCTCCGCAGGATCCTCACCGAGCTCGGCGACACCTGGGCCGTGGTGGGCCTGTCGTCGAACCGGCAGCGCGCGGCGTACGGCGTAGCAGCCGTGCTCCAGCGCTACGGCAAGCGCGTCGTGCCCGTACACCCCAAGGCGGAGACCGTGCACGGCGAGCGGGGGTACGCGAGTCTGGCGGACATCCCCTTCGACGTGGACGTGGTGGACGTGTTCGTGAACAGCGACCTCGCCGGGGCGGTCGCGGACGAGGCGGTCGCGAAGGGCGCCGCGGCGGTGTGGTTCCAGCTCGATGTCATCGACGAGGCGGCGTACGACCGCACCCGGGCCGCAGGCCTGGAGATGGTGATGGACCGCTGCCCGGCGATCGAGATACCCCGGCTCGGGCCTTCATAA
- a CDS encoding XRE family transcriptional regulator produces MSDLELLTQSLARSVKHWRAVRGFTLDVLAARAGVSRGMLIQIEQARTNPSLGTVVKIGDALGVSITTLLDHEKGPNVHVVPAEQTVRLWHTDAGSYNRLLAGTEAPGPLEMWDWLLMPGESSPSDPHPAGTTELLHVTAGELTLTADGVEYRVPAGSSVHFEANVPHTYGNTGDVPMQMVMAVSVPPVS; encoded by the coding sequence GTGTCGGACCTCGAGCTGCTGACCCAGTCCCTGGCGCGCAGCGTCAAGCACTGGCGCGCGGTGCGCGGCTTCACCCTGGACGTGCTCGCCGCCCGGGCGGGCGTCAGCCGCGGCATGCTCATCCAGATCGAGCAGGCCCGCACCAACCCCAGCCTCGGCACCGTCGTCAAGATCGGCGACGCGCTCGGCGTCAGCATCACCACTCTGCTCGACCACGAGAAGGGCCCGAACGTCCACGTCGTCCCCGCCGAGCAGACCGTACGGCTGTGGCACACCGACGCCGGCAGCTACAACCGGCTGCTCGCGGGCACCGAGGCGCCCGGCCCGCTGGAGATGTGGGACTGGCTGCTCATGCCCGGCGAGAGCAGCCCCTCGGACCCGCACCCCGCCGGCACCACCGAACTCCTCCATGTCACGGCGGGGGAGCTGACCCTCACCGCCGACGGCGTGGAGTACCGCGTGCCCGCGGGCTCGAGCGTCCACTTCGAGGCCAACGTCCCGCACACGTACGGCAACACCGGCGACGTACCGATGCAGATGGTCATGGCCGTCTCGGTGCCGCCCGTGTCCTGA
- a CDS encoding acyltransferase produces the protein MPKRKNTFSSWRRGLVQRAVHAGWAWAQRTGSVTAEHPGRYRFGAMGTSTRLAFPLGTVFGEPWIHLGSHCIIGEQVTLTAGLMPDLDLGPDPILRLGDGVVLGRGSHVIADTTVTIGSDCYFGPYVYVTSTNHSYDDPHEPIGKQWPRMEPVEIGPGCWIGTGAVILPGARIGRNVVVAAGAVVRGTVPDHAVVAGAPARVVRRWTPADGWQPPLRTPPPVPIPEGVTPEQLRALSDLDEETVARLAELDEDAATGLAELEPGS, from the coding sequence GTGCCGAAGCGCAAGAACACGTTCTCATCCTGGCGGCGGGGCCTAGTGCAGCGCGCCGTCCACGCGGGCTGGGCCTGGGCGCAGCGCACGGGCTCCGTGACGGCCGAGCACCCCGGGCGCTACCGCTTCGGCGCGATGGGAACCAGTACCAGACTCGCCTTCCCGCTCGGCACCGTCTTCGGCGAGCCCTGGATCCACCTCGGCTCCCACTGCATCATCGGCGAGCAGGTCACCCTCACGGCGGGCCTGATGCCGGACCTCGATCTCGGCCCCGACCCGATCCTGCGCCTCGGTGACGGCGTCGTCCTGGGCCGCGGCAGCCATGTCATCGCGGACACGACGGTGACCATCGGCAGCGACTGCTACTTCGGCCCGTACGTCTACGTCACGTCCACGAACCACTCCTACGACGATCCGCACGAGCCCATCGGCAAGCAGTGGCCGCGGATGGAACCGGTGGAGATCGGGCCCGGCTGCTGGATCGGCACGGGCGCGGTGATCCTGCCGGGCGCCCGGATCGGGCGGAACGTGGTCGTGGCCGCGGGCGCGGTGGTGCGGGGCACGGTGCCCGACCATGCCGTGGTGGCGGGCGCGCCGGCCCGTGTCGTACGGCGCTGGACCCCCGCCGACGGCTGGCAGCCGCCGCTGCGCACCCCGCCGCCGGTACCGATACCGGAGGGCGTCACGCCCGAGCAGTTGCGGGCGCTCTCCGACCTGGACGAGGAGACGGTGGCCCGGCTGGCCGAACTGGACGAGGACGCGGCGACCGGTCTCGCGGAGCTGGAACCGGGGTCCTGA
- a CDS encoding 4-hydroxybenzoate 3-monooxygenase: protein MIHASSPADSDAPQHFPVVVVGAGPAGLTIGNILRAASVDCLVLETETREFIEQRPRAGVIEEWAVRGLEKRGLARNLLDRAELHTSCEFRFDGERYRFHYGEMTGSHHFVYPQPLLVTDLVREYADVRGGEIRFGVRDVEVQDIDTDRPSVSYTCPETGEQRVVHCDFVAGCDGARGVTRASLPPERVRIARHDYGIGWLALLAEAPPSADCVLFGCHGHGFAGQMPRSPEVTRYYLQCPPGDDPENWPHERVWAELRQRLGAAGVPPLTEGRLIEKRVLDMHDYVVEPMVHGRLYLAGDAAHLVAPIAAKGMNLALHDAFLLGDALVDRLTDGDDSGLGGYAEACLRRVWDYQEFSQWLAEVFHGAASGDPYRAGTSIARLRRLFSSPVAAAAFAERYLGTAERY from the coding sequence ATGATCCACGCCTCCTCCCCTGCCGACTCCGATGCCCCGCAACACTTCCCCGTCGTCGTCGTGGGCGCCGGTCCCGCCGGGCTGACGATCGGCAACATCCTGCGGGCCGCCTCCGTGGACTGTCTGGTACTGGAGACCGAGACCCGGGAGTTCATCGAACAGCGGCCACGGGCCGGTGTCATCGAGGAGTGGGCCGTACGGGGCCTGGAGAAGCGGGGCCTCGCCCGGAACCTGCTGGACCGCGCCGAGCTGCACACCTCGTGCGAATTCCGCTTCGACGGAGAGCGGTACCGGTTCCACTACGGCGAGATGACGGGCAGTCATCACTTCGTCTACCCGCAGCCGTTGCTGGTGACGGACCTGGTGCGCGAGTACGCCGACGTGCGCGGCGGGGAGATCCGCTTCGGGGTCCGGGACGTCGAGGTGCAGGACATCGACACCGACCGGCCGTCCGTGTCGTACACCTGCCCGGAGACGGGTGAACAGCGGGTCGTGCACTGCGACTTCGTGGCCGGCTGCGACGGGGCGCGCGGAGTGACGCGGGCCTCCTTGCCGCCGGAGCGGGTCCGGATCGCGCGGCACGACTACGGCATCGGCTGGCTGGCGCTGCTCGCCGAGGCCCCGCCGTCCGCCGACTGCGTACTGTTCGGCTGTCACGGACACGGCTTCGCGGGCCAGATGCCCCGCAGCCCGGAGGTGACCCGCTACTACCTCCAGTGCCCGCCGGGCGACGACCCGGAGAACTGGCCGCACGAGCGTGTCTGGGCGGAGCTGCGGCAGCGCCTCGGGGCGGCCGGTGTGCCGCCGCTGACGGAGGGGCGGCTGATCGAGAAGCGCGTCCTGGACATGCACGACTACGTGGTCGAGCCGATGGTGCACGGCCGGCTGTACCTCGCCGGCGACGCGGCCCATCTGGTCGCCCCCATCGCCGCCAAGGGCATGAACCTCGCGTTGCACGACGCCTTCCTGCTCGGCGACGCCCTGGTGGACCGCCTGACCGACGGGGACGACAGCGGCCTCGGCGGCTACGCGGAGGCCTGCCTGCGGCGGGTGTGGGACTACCAGGAGTTCTCACAGTGGCTGGCCGAGGTGTTCCACGGGGCGGCGTCGGGCGACCCGTACCGCGCGGGGACCTCGATCGCACGGCTGCGCCGCCTGTTCTCGTCGCCCGTGGCGGCCGCCGCCTTCGCCGAGCGGTACCTGGGGACGGCCGAGCGGTACTGA
- a CDS encoding phosphoketolase family protein: MPEAPRQDSRTAPTDEELRRLDAHWRAANYLAAGQIYLLANPLLTEPLKPEHIKPRLLGHWGTSPGLNLVHTHLNRVIKNRELDALCVWGPGHGGPSVLANSWLEGSYTEKYPDATRDAPGMELLMRQFSFPGGVPSHVAPEVPGSIHEGGELGYSLAHAYGAALDNPGLLVACVIGDGEAETGPLAGSWHANKFLDPVHDGAVLPVLHLNGYKIANPTVLSRLPEEELDSLLRGYGHEPIHVGGDDPAAVHRAMAHALDTALDRIADAQRAAREEGATERPRWPVIVLRTPKGWTGPAEVDGEPVEGTWRSHQVPLSGVRDNPEHLRQLEDWLRSYRPEELFDADGRPVADVLDCVPEGTRRLGATPHANGGLLLRDLPVPSLDDFAVPVDKPGTTTHEPTRVLGDLLARIMRDTADRRDFRLVGPDETASNRLQAVFEASGKAWQAGTLPVDEDLDRHGRVMEILSEHLCQGWLEGYLLTGRHGLFSCYEAFVHIVDSMVNQHIKWLRTSRRLPWRAPIASLNYLLTSHVWRQDHNGFSHQDPGFVDHILNKSPEAVRVYLPPDANTLLSVADHVLRSRDYVNVVVAGKQPCFDWLSMDEARVHCARGAGAWEWAGTEDGSREPDVVLACAGDVPTQEVLAAAHLLRRHLPDLAVRVVNVVDLARLLPREEHPHGMSDFEYDGLFTTDKPVIFAYHGYPWLIHRLAYRRAGHPQLHVRGYKESGTTTTPFDMVVRNDLDRYRLVMDVIDRVPGLAVRATAVRQRMADARTRHHDWIREHGTDLPEVAEWTWNA; encoded by the coding sequence ATGCCCGAGGCCCCGCGCCAGGACAGCAGGACCGCACCGACCGACGAGGAGCTGCGCAGGCTGGACGCCCACTGGCGGGCCGCCAACTACCTGGCGGCCGGTCAGATCTATCTGCTGGCGAACCCCCTGCTCACCGAGCCGCTCAAGCCCGAGCACATCAAGCCGCGACTGCTGGGGCACTGGGGCACCTCACCCGGGCTCAACCTCGTCCACACCCACCTCAACCGCGTGATCAAGAACCGTGAGCTGGACGCCCTGTGCGTCTGGGGTCCGGGCCACGGCGGGCCCTCGGTCCTGGCCAACTCCTGGCTGGAGGGCAGCTACACCGAGAAGTACCCGGACGCGACCCGGGACGCGCCGGGCATGGAGCTGCTGATGCGGCAGTTCTCGTTCCCCGGCGGCGTGCCCAGCCATGTCGCCCCGGAGGTCCCCGGCTCGATCCACGAGGGCGGCGAACTCGGCTACTCCCTCGCCCACGCCTACGGCGCCGCCCTCGACAACCCGGGCCTGCTGGTCGCCTGCGTGATCGGCGACGGCGAGGCGGAGACCGGCCCGCTCGCCGGGTCCTGGCACGCCAACAAGTTCCTCGACCCCGTCCACGACGGCGCCGTCCTGCCGGTCCTCCACCTCAACGGCTACAAGATCGCCAACCCGACCGTGCTCTCCCGCCTCCCGGAGGAGGAACTCGACTCGCTCCTGCGCGGCTACGGCCACGAGCCCATCCATGTCGGCGGCGACGACCCGGCCGCCGTCCACCGTGCGATGGCCCACGCCCTGGACACCGCCCTCGACCGCATCGCCGACGCACAGCGCGCCGCCCGCGAGGAGGGCGCGACCGAACGCCCGCGGTGGCCGGTGATCGTGCTGCGCACCCCGAAGGGCTGGACCGGCCCGGCCGAGGTCGACGGCGAGCCGGTCGAGGGCACCTGGCGCTCCCACCAGGTCCCGTTGTCCGGCGTCCGCGACAACCCGGAACACCTGCGGCAGCTGGAGGACTGGCTGCGCTCGTACCGGCCCGAGGAACTGTTCGACGCCGACGGCCGCCCGGTCGCGGACGTCCTCGACTGCGTCCCCGAGGGCACCCGGCGGCTCGGCGCCACCCCGCACGCCAACGGCGGACTGCTGCTCCGCGATCTGCCGGTCCCGTCCCTGGACGACTTCGCCGTCCCGGTCGACAAGCCCGGCACGACCACGCACGAGCCCACCCGGGTCCTGGGCGACCTCCTCGCCCGGATCATGCGGGACACCGCCGACCGCCGCGACTTCCGCCTGGTCGGCCCGGACGAGACCGCCTCCAACCGGCTCCAGGCCGTCTTCGAGGCCAGCGGCAAGGCCTGGCAGGCCGGGACGCTGCCCGTCGACGAGGACCTCGACCGGCACGGCCGGGTGATGGAGATCCTCTCCGAACACCTCTGCCAGGGCTGGCTGGAGGGCTATCTGCTCACCGGCCGGCACGGGCTGTTCTCCTGCTACGAGGCGTTCGTGCACATCGTCGACTCGATGGTCAACCAGCACATCAAATGGCTGCGCACCTCCCGGCGACTGCCGTGGCGCGCCCCCATCGCCTCCCTCAACTACCTGCTGACCTCACATGTGTGGCGGCAGGACCACAACGGCTTCTCCCACCAGGACCCCGGCTTCGTCGACCACATCCTCAACAAGAGCCCCGAGGCCGTCCGGGTCTACCTCCCGCCGGACGCCAACACCCTGCTGTCCGTCGCGGACCACGTCCTGCGCAGCCGCGACTACGTCAATGTCGTCGTGGCCGGCAAGCAGCCCTGCTTCGACTGGCTGTCCATGGACGAGGCCCGGGTCCACTGCGCCCGCGGCGCCGGCGCCTGGGAATGGGCGGGCACCGAGGACGGCTCCCGGGAACCCGACGTGGTGCTGGCGTGTGCCGGTGACGTCCCCACCCAGGAGGTCCTGGCCGCCGCGCACCTGCTCCGCCGGCACCTGCCCGACCTGGCGGTCCGCGTGGTGAACGTCGTCGACCTGGCCCGGCTGCTGCCCCGCGAGGAGCATCCGCACGGCATGAGCGACTTCGAGTACGACGGTCTCTTCACCACCGACAAGCCGGTGATCTTCGCGTACCACGGCTATCCGTGGCTGATCCACCGCCTCGCCTACCGCCGCGCCGGGCATCCGCAGCTGCACGTGCGCGGCTACAAGGAGTCCGGCACCACGACCACGCCCTTCGACATGGTCGTCCGCAACGACCTGGACCGCTACCGCCTGGTGATGGATGTCATCGACCGCGTCCCGGGCCTCGCGGTGCGCGCCACGGCCGTACGCCAGCGCATGGCCGACGCCCGTACCCGCCATCACGACTGGATCCGCGAGCACGGCACCGACCTGCCGGAAGTCGCCGAGTGGACGTGGAACGCGTGA
- a CDS encoding cation diffusion facilitator family transporter — MSDRHEHSHPHHHRHGPRHRLSHLLTPHSHETADKVDSALESSARGMRALWVSLAVLGVTALAQALVVVVSGSVALLGDTVHNAADALTAVPLGIAFVLGRRAATRRFTYGYGRAEDLAGLVIVLTIAASAAFAGWAAIDRLLDPRPVQHVPAVAVAALVGFAGNEWVARYRIRVGRSIGSAALVADGLHARTDGFTSLAVLLGAGGSALGWQPADPIVGLAITAAIALVLRDAAREVFRRVMDAVDPALVDRAERALTEVPGVRGVGELRLRWIGHRLRAEVAVVVDGTVTVREAHRIAVDAEHALLHAVPRLTAALVHADPEPVPGEADPHLALAHHTAA, encoded by the coding sequence GTGAGCGACCGGCACGAGCACTCCCACCCTCACCACCACCGGCACGGCCCGCGCCACCGGCTGTCCCATCTCCTCACCCCGCACTCCCACGAGACGGCCGACAAGGTCGACTCCGCCCTGGAGTCCTCGGCGCGCGGGATGCGGGCGCTCTGGGTCTCGCTCGCGGTGCTGGGTGTGACGGCCCTGGCCCAGGCGCTCGTGGTGGTCGTCTCCGGCTCGGTGGCGCTGCTCGGGGACACCGTGCACAACGCCGCGGACGCGCTGACCGCCGTACCGCTCGGGATCGCCTTCGTGCTGGGCAGGCGCGCGGCCACCCGGCGTTTCACCTACGGCTACGGGCGGGCCGAGGACCTGGCGGGGCTCGTGATCGTGCTGACGATCGCCGCGTCCGCGGCCTTCGCGGGGTGGGCCGCGATCGACCGCCTGCTCGATCCGCGCCCGGTCCAGCACGTCCCGGCGGTCGCCGTGGCGGCCCTCGTCGGGTTCGCTGGCAACGAGTGGGTGGCCCGCTACCGCATCCGGGTCGGCCGCTCGATCGGCTCGGCCGCGCTGGTCGCCGACGGGCTGCACGCCCGCACCGACGGCTTCACCTCACTGGCCGTGCTGCTGGGCGCGGGCGGCTCGGCCCTGGGCTGGCAACCGGCCGACCCGATCGTGGGGTTGGCCATCACGGCGGCGATCGCATTGGTTCTGCGGGACGCCGCTCGGGAGGTGTTCCGGCGGGTGATGGACGCGGTCGACCCGGCCCTCGTGGACCGCGCCGAACGGGCCCTGACCGAGGTCCCCGGGGTGCGCGGGGTGGGTGAGCTGCGGCTGCGCTGGATCGGGCACCGACTGCGCGCCGAGGTCGCGGTCGTGGTCGACGGCACCGTGACCGTGCGCGAGGCCCACCGCATCGCCGTCGACGCCGAACACGCGCTGCTGCACGCCGTGCCCCGCCTCACCGCCGCCCTGGTCCACGCCGACCCGGAGCCGGTGCCCGGCGAGGCCGACCCGCATCTGGCCCTGGCTCATCACACGGCGGCGTAG
- a CDS encoding ABC transporter substrate-binding protein — MPLARPARAAVLLAACSLIVTGCAGSESPDKAKASATLDNCGRKVRVDKAPRHAVSLNQGTTEILLSLGLADRIAGTATWTDPVMKGLEKANAKVPRIAENNPSFERVLDSEPDFVAASFVSTLGKGGVATREQFEKLGVPTYVSPSDCAGKDNSGGGDGKRDKPLGIDAVYGEVRDLATVFGVKDRGDKLVASLQQRMKKATQGVDASDVSLMYWFANSESPYLAGCCGAPGIMTRALGAKNVFDDTHEEWPQINWETVADRNPDVLVIGDLTRNSETAESAKRKIAFLESNPATKNMDAVKNKRYVLLSGQAMNPTIRTVEGVEKVAAGLREFGLVK, encoded by the coding sequence TTGCCCCTCGCCCGACCCGCCCGCGCCGCCGTCCTGCTCGCGGCCTGCTCCCTGATCGTGACCGGCTGCGCAGGCTCCGAGTCCCCCGACAAGGCCAAGGCCTCCGCCACCCTCGACAACTGCGGCCGGAAGGTCCGCGTCGACAAGGCGCCCCGGCACGCCGTCTCCCTCAACCAGGGCACCACCGAGATCCTGCTCTCCCTCGGCCTCGCCGACCGAATAGCCGGCACGGCCACCTGGACCGACCCCGTGATGAAGGGACTGGAGAAGGCCAACGCCAAGGTCCCGCGCATCGCCGAGAACAACCCCTCCTTCGAGCGCGTCCTGGACTCCGAGCCCGACTTCGTCGCCGCGTCCTTCGTCTCCACCCTCGGCAAGGGCGGCGTCGCCACCCGCGAGCAGTTCGAGAAGCTCGGCGTGCCCACCTACGTCTCCCCGTCCGACTGCGCCGGCAAGGACAACTCGGGCGGCGGCGACGGCAAGCGCGACAAGCCGCTGGGCATCGACGCCGTCTACGGCGAGGTGCGGGACCTCGCCACCGTGTTCGGCGTGAAGGACCGCGGCGACAAGCTCGTGGCCTCCCTCCAGCAGCGGATGAAGAAGGCCACCCAGGGCGTCGACGCCTCCGACGTCTCCCTCATGTACTGGTTCGCCAACTCCGAGTCGCCCTACCTGGCCGGCTGCTGCGGAGCGCCCGGCATCATGACCCGCGCCCTCGGCGCGAAGAACGTCTTCGACGACACGCACGAGGAGTGGCCGCAGATCAACTGGGAGACGGTCGCCGACCGCAACCCCGACGTCCTCGTCATCGGCGATCTGACCCGCAACTCGGAGACCGCCGAGTCGGCGAAGCGCAAGATCGCCTTCCTGGAGTCCAACCCGGCCACCAAGAACATGGACGCCGTCAAGAACAAGCGGTACGTGCTGCTCAGCGGGCAGGCCATGAACCCGACCATCCGCACGGTCGAGGGCGTGGAGAAGGTCGCGGCAGGACTGCGTGAGTTCGGGCTCGTGAAGTGA
- a CDS encoding ArsR/SmtB family transcription factor has protein sequence MSARMHLSPAHDAHPRSPGEEQFALAAELLALLGDRTRLALLHALTGGEADVTTLTEECGAARPAVSQHLARLRLAGLVDTRKEGRRVIYSLRDGHLRRLVDEALNVADHRLSDRPPHD, from the coding sequence ATGAGCGCACGCATGCACCTGTCACCTGCGCACGATGCGCATCCGCGCAGCCCCGGCGAGGAACAGTTCGCGCTCGCCGCCGAACTCCTCGCCCTCCTGGGGGACCGGACCCGGCTCGCCCTGCTGCACGCACTGACCGGGGGAGAGGCCGATGTCACGACCCTGACGGAGGAGTGCGGGGCGGCCCGGCCCGCCGTCAGCCAGCACCTGGCGCGGCTGCGTCTCGCGGGCCTGGTGGACACCCGCAAGGAGGGCCGCCGGGTGATCTACTCACTCCGCGACGGCCACTTGCGCCGGCTCGTGGACGAGGCGCTGAACGTGGCCGACCACCGTCTCAGCGACCGCCCCCCGCACGACTGA
- a CDS encoding YbaK/EbsC family protein — MRAPIGHFDDARPAPSCLDELTGPVSDAVRHWPGSVPADQILYVDTDPEWADTAVFVEHYGRDLLERSANCVVVAGKRAGETTLAACVVLSTTRVDVNGVVRRQLGARKASFASMDTATGETGMEYGGITPLGLPEAWPVLVDAAVVDLPYVLVGSGRRRGKLLVPGKAFAELPGAVVLEGLGVS, encoded by the coding sequence ATGCGCGCACCCATCGGACACTTCGACGACGCCCGTCCGGCCCCCTCCTGCCTCGACGAACTCACCGGCCCGGTCTCCGACGCCGTACGCCACTGGCCGGGCAGTGTCCCCGCCGACCAGATCCTCTACGTCGACACCGACCCGGAGTGGGCCGACACCGCCGTCTTCGTGGAGCACTACGGCCGGGACCTGCTGGAGCGGTCCGCGAACTGTGTGGTGGTGGCGGGCAAGCGCGCCGGCGAGACCACGCTCGCCGCGTGCGTCGTGCTCTCCACGACCCGGGTCGACGTGAACGGCGTCGTGCGCCGTCAACTGGGTGCCCGGAAGGCCTCGTTCGCCAGCATGGACACGGCGACCGGCGAGACCGGCATGGAGTACGGCGGCATCACCCCGCTCGGACTGCCGGAGGCCTGGCCCGTGCTGGTGGACGCGGCCGTCGTCGACCTGCCGTACGTGCTGGTCGGCAGCGGCCGTCGGCGCGGCAAGCTGCTGGTCCCGGGCAAGGCGTTCGCGGAACTGCCGGGAGCCGTGGTGCTGGAGGGGCTCGGAGTCTCCTGA
- a CDS encoding DedA family protein, with the protein MHVQEWLETVPAVAVYALVGVVIGLESLGIPLPGEIILVSSALLASQHGDIDPVVLGACATAGAIIGDSIGYAIGRKGGRPLLAWLGKKFPRHFSEGHIATAERSFEKWGMWAVFFGRFVALLRIFAGPLAGVLRMPYWKFLIANVLGGIVWAGGTTAVIYYVGIVAESWLKRFSWLGLVAAVLVGVTSMLVLKRKAKKAAPAVAAGE; encoded by the coding sequence TTGCACGTCCAGGAGTGGCTCGAAACCGTACCCGCCGTCGCCGTATACGCACTGGTGGGAGTGGTCATCGGCCTGGAAAGCCTGGGCATCCCGCTGCCGGGCGAGATCATCCTGGTCTCCTCCGCGCTGCTCGCCTCCCAGCACGGCGACATCGACCCCGTCGTCCTCGGCGCCTGCGCCACGGCCGGCGCGATCATCGGCGACTCGATCGGTTACGCCATCGGCCGCAAGGGCGGTCGGCCCCTGCTGGCCTGGCTGGGCAAGAAGTTCCCCCGGCACTTCAGCGAGGGCCACATCGCCACCGCCGAGCGCTCCTTCGAGAAGTGGGGCATGTGGGCGGTCTTCTTCGGCCGCTTCGTCGCCCTCCTGCGCATCTTCGCGGGCCCGCTGGCCGGTGTGCTCCGGATGCCGTACTGGAAGTTCCTCATCGCCAACGTCCTCGGCGGCATCGTCTGGGCCGGCGGCACGACGGCCGTCATCTACTACGTGGGCATCGTCGCCGAGTCCTGGCTGAAGCGCTTCTCGTGGCTGGGCCTGGTGGCGGCGGTCCTGGTCGGTGTCACGTCCATGCTGGTGCTCAAGCGCAAGGCGAAGAAGGCAGCACCGGCAGTCGCCGCCGGGGAGTAG
- a CDS encoding DMT family transporter, translating into MTALFALATSLLWGLADFGGGLLTRRTPALTVVVVSQSIAVVVLGALVVATGGWSEAGPQLWFAVAAGLVGPVAMLAFYKALALGPMGVVSPLGSIGVAVPVGVGLVLGERPGLLQFVGILVAVAGVCLAGGPQFRGAPVQRQAIALTLLAAFGFGAVMALIAEASTTLTGLFLALFVQRVTNVTAGGIALLVSVRRGSPALPADGFPWRSLPALAFVGLADVAANGTYSIAAQHGPVTVAAVLASLYPVVTAVAARGLLRERLRAIQAAGAGLALVGTVLLASG; encoded by the coding sequence ATGACAGCGCTCTTCGCCCTGGCCACCAGCCTGCTGTGGGGGCTGGCCGACTTCGGCGGCGGGCTGCTGACCCGGCGCACGCCCGCGCTGACGGTGGTCGTGGTCTCGCAGTCGATCGCGGTGGTCGTGCTCGGCGCGCTCGTGGTGGCGACCGGCGGCTGGAGCGAGGCGGGGCCGCAGCTCTGGTTCGCCGTGGCGGCCGGACTCGTCGGGCCGGTGGCGATGCTCGCCTTCTACAAGGCGCTGGCGCTGGGCCCGATGGGCGTGGTCTCACCGCTGGGTTCGATCGGCGTGGCCGTGCCGGTCGGCGTCGGCCTGGTGCTGGGCGAGCGCCCCGGCCTGCTGCAGTTCGTCGGCATCCTGGTGGCCGTCGCCGGTGTCTGTCTGGCCGGCGGCCCCCAGTTCCGCGGCGCGCCCGTGCAGCGCCAGGCGATCGCCCTGACCCTGCTCGCGGCGTTCGGTTTCGGCGCGGTGATGGCGCTGATCGCGGAGGCGTCGACCACGCTCACCGGGCTCTTCCTCGCGCTGTTCGTGCAGCGGGTGACCAACGTGACCGCCGGAGGAATCGCGCTGCTGGTGTCGGTGCGACGCGGATCGCCGGCGCTCCCGGCGGACGGCTTCCCCTGGCGCTCGCTGCCCGCGCTCGCCTTCGTCGGCCTCGCGGACGTCGCCGCGAACGGCACCTACTCGATCGCGGCGCAGCACGGCCCGGTCACCGTCGCGGCCGTACTGGCCTCCCTCTACCCGGTGGTGACCGCCGTGGCCGCGCGGGGACTCCTCCGGGAACGGTTGCGGGCGATCCAGGCCGCCGGTGCGGGACTGGCCCTGGTGGGGACCGTCCTCCTGGCGTCGGGCTGA